A window of Tepidisphaeraceae bacterium genomic DNA:
CCGCCAACGCCGAGGAATCCGCCGCCGCCGCCGAGGAACTCAGCAGCCAGGCCGAGCAGCTGCAGGGTGTGGTGGGCGAATTGGTCGCGCTCGTCGGTGGTTCGGCCCAAGCGGCAAGCCGCGAGCCGGCCCGCAAGGTGAACAAAGCGAAGGCCCCCACCACCGCCCATAAGGCACCGGTGCGGATCAAGCCCAAGTCATCGTCCGCCGAAGCCGCCATCCCGTTCGGTGACGACGGCGACTTCAACGAGTTCAGCAAGGCCGCCTAACGCAGTCCGCTGGCCAACCGCAGCAGTTCGATCGGCGAGTGCTCGAAGGACAGGAGGTCCTTCAGCACTCGCCGATCTTGTTTCATGCGCGGCGCATTGGCACGGTGCGCCGTGGCCATTACGCCCAGTTGATGTTCACGATTTACGCGCGGCGGAAGCGGAACGGAACTGCCTGATGGACCTCGGATCAGAGCTGTCCGAGATCAAGCGGAACCGATCCGCTCGGGTCATCCGAGGTCCGGTTGAGCATGTCCGTAGATCATTTTTGGCGACCGACCCACGACGAACAGGTACGATGTTGCGCACAATTCTGAAGCCTTCCAAGAAACGAATAGCCCGCCATGGCTGCAATGCCGCAGGCGAATGATGCCCTGCACGACGGCCAAATATGCGTGCGTTAGCGAAGCAGTTCAGCGATGCTTCGATAGGAAGACAGGACAGCGCGGGCGGGAAATGAGTCGAAACTACTACGAATACTGTATATTTAGAGTACTCAAACGGAGAGGGGGAGATTCGAACTCCCGTAACCTTTCGGCTAACCGGTTTTCGAAACCGGCGCATTCAACCACTCTGCCACCTCTCCAAGTGGGACCGGAAGATTACAGGATTCCGGGTTGCCCGTCAAAACAGGTTCTTTTTCTGCGATCTCTGGCAGATGGACGCCGTGAAGGATCAATGTGAATCGACGGCCGCGGCCGGGCATTCTCGGAGGTTTGCTGGAGCTCTCACGTGGTGGAGACGCAGAAATAGCTGGAGGCGCTGTGTGAAATAAAGGCAGTTGTCGGTCGACTAGAAATGGCACGACCCGGCGTCGCGTGACACCGGGTCGTTTGAGAAGCGGGTGAAGGGGGTCGAACCCTCGACATTCACGTTGGCAACGTGACGCTCTACCACTGAGCTACACCCGCGGATGGTGAGGCGAGATATTATCGAGTTTGGCGGGCGCGTCAAGAGTGGGGACGCGGGCGGTCAAAATCGGGTCGAGGCTGACCTAATCGACAGCTTCGATCCCCAAGTCTTTCACTTTCTTGTTCAAGGTATTGCGATTGATCCCGAGGAAGTCGGCGGCCTTGGTTTTCACGCCGCCGCACTTGTTCAGGGCGCGGTCGATCAGAGCGTGCTCGATCTGGTCGATCACCAGTTGGTAGATCTCGCCCTCACGCATTTCGTAGTCGACGATGGACTGGTCGGCGAGGCGCTTGGTCAGGGTTTCGATCGACTCACTCGATTGGTTCGTCCGCCGTTGGGCGGCGAACATGCGAACGCTGAGCGGCAGCAGTTCCTCAATGAAGTCTTCGTTGTTGCTCAGGACGACGGCCCGCTCGATCGCGTTTTCCAGCTCGCGCACGTTGCCGGGCCACGGGTAGCGCAGCAGCACGTTCAGCATCTCGCGGCTGATGCGGCGCAACCGGCGGTCGTTGACGGCGTTGTACTTGTCCAGGAAGTAGTCGATCAGCCGGGGGATGTCCTCGCGGCGGTTGCGCAGCGGGGGCAGGTAGATGCTAACGACGTTCAGGCGGTAGAACAGGTCCTCGCGGAAGTTGTTCTTGGCCACCTCTTCCTGCAGATCGACGTTGGTCGCTGCGATCACGCGCACGTCGACCTTTACCACCTGCGTATCACCGACGCGTTCGAACTCGCGCTCCTGCAGCACGCGGAGCAGTTTTACCTGCAGTTGCGGCTCCATCGTGCCGATTTCATCGAGGAAGATCGTGCCACTGTCGGCGGCCTCGAAGCGGCCCATCTTGTCGCGAATGGCGCCGGTGAAGCTGCCCTTCACGTGGCCGAACAACTCGCTTTCCAGCAGCGTGCCCGTCAGTGCGCCGCAGTTGACGCGGACGAACGGCTTATCCTTGCGCGGGCTGTTGTAGTGGATCGCCTTGGCGATCATTTCCTTACCGGTGCCGGTCTCGCCCAGCAGCAGCACCGTCGCGCGACTGTTGGCGACCTGCCCCACCGTCGCGAAGACGTCGTGCATCGCCGGGCTGTCGCCGATGATGTTCTCAAAGCGATACCGGTC
This region includes:
- a CDS encoding sigma 54-interacting transcriptional regulator, which translates into the protein MPSGETPNLQAAAGHADQELAVLTEIGQILSSTLQLREAFGRIMQIISDKLHMHRGALVLLDESTGRLRTEAAVGMTTDEIERGKYALGEGITGNVVATGRARVIADIRSEPDFLNRTGRYNHQAGAVSFLCVPIKIENRTAGALSVDKPLVDEAQLVSDRGFLEIIAAFLAQAIQINRMVMRQKEELLEENAQLRAQVRDRYRFENIIGDSPAMHDVFATVGQVANSRATVLLLGETGTGKEMIAKAIHYNSPRKDKPFVRVNCGALTGTLLESELFGHVKGSFTGAIRDKMGRFEAADSGTIFLDEIGTMEPQLQVKLLRVLQEREFERVGDTQVVKVDVRVIAATNVDLQEEVAKNNFREDLFYRLNVVSIYLPPLRNRREDIPRLIDYFLDKYNAVNDRRLRRISREMLNVLLRYPWPGNVRELENAIERAVVLSNNEDFIEELLPLSVRMFAAQRRTNQSSESIETLTKRLADQSIVDYEMREGEIYQLVIDQIEHALIDRALNKCGGVKTKAADFLGINRNTLNKKVKDLGIEAVD